In Anas acuta chromosome 5, bAnaAcu1.1, whole genome shotgun sequence, a single window of DNA contains:
- the AP5M1 gene encoding AP-5 complex subunit mu-1 — translation MALRALWVLRHDPRAGGAVLFSRRYPTVETRAEAFNGSTHVAIPSDNDFLKALLFELRLTDDQSFVEHRDTCTRIDHSSVRSVRVEGGDLWPVVAFQKSGLIYACLPLVEETLEPRPPLLTISGLSQGLALLFGILDYISPSRKNEAEMSAKIGQLRNLLIQACPLGTPLNTNISSLNSSFDDIQVIPTDEKQPVWRSNTYKGKPQVNVSITEKVKCMQYDKRDVVDMWQVYGVVNCKCDIEGAAPNVTLTLNLPTNGSPLQDILVHHCVTSVDPAMLMSSSVDPLDDSVYSGPYKFPFIPPSDSFNLCYYTSQVPVPPILGCYQLVEEGSQLKLTVNLKLHESIKNSFEYCEARIPFFNRGPIAHLEYKVSYGQLDLSREKSLLVWIIGQKFPKSSEVSLTGTVTFGAAGEEHPTDYVCTGNTAYVKMYFRIPDFTLTGCYVDQHSVQIFAPGKPKITASRELISSDYYIWNSEASAPIMYKSLYY, via the exons GCGTTACCCCACCGTTGAAACACGCGCGGAGGCCTTCAACGGATCGACGCATGTGGCTATCCCATCTGACAACGATTTTCTTAAAGCCTTGCTCTTTGAACTTAGGCTCACGGATGACCAGAGTTTTGTGGAGCATCGGGATACGTGTACTCGGATCGATCATTCATCAGTACGTTCAGTTCGTGTTGAAGGAGGGGATCTCTGGCCTGTGGTGGCTTTCCAGAAGAGTGGTCTGATCTATGCGTGTCTTCCACTGGTTGAGGAGACCTTGGAGCCCCGGCCACCCCTCCTTACCATCAGTGGACTCTCTCAAGGACTTGCTCTTCTGTTTGGCATTCTGGACTACATTTCGCCGAGTCGGAAAAATGAAGCTGAGATGAGTGCAAAAATAGGCCAGCTTCGAAACTTGCTTATACAGGCCTGTCCGCTCGGCACCCCCTTAAACACGAACATAAGCAGTTTAAACAGCTCGTTTGATGACATTCAGGTTATTCCTACAGATGAGAAGCAACCGGTTTGGAGATCCAACACGTATAAAGGCAAGCCTCAGGTTAATGTCTCTATCACTGAAAAAGTCAAGTGCATGCAGTATGACAAGAGAGATGTTGTGGACATGTGGCAAGTTTACGGAGTGGTGAATTGCAAG TGTGATATAGAGGGAGCTGCGCCAAATGTAACCCTCACTTTGAATCTCCCAACTAATGGCTCTCCACTCCAAGATATCCTGGTCCATCACTGCGTGACCTCCGTTGATCCTGCCATGCTCATGTCCAGCAGTGTCGATCCACTGGATGATTCTGTATATAGTGGACCTTACAAATTTCCCTTCATTCCTCCTTCAGATTCATTCAACTTGTGTTACTACACTTCCCAG GTGCCTGTTCCACCAATTCTGGGATGTTACCAACTCGTTGAAGAGGGATCACAGTTAAAGTTAACAGTTAATTTGAAGCTTCATGAAAGCATAAAGAATTCTTTTGAATACTGTGAAGCTCGTATACCTTTTTTCAACAG GGGCCCAATCGCTCATTTGGAGTACAAAGTTAGTTATGGCCAACTGGATTTGTCACGAGAGAAGAGCCTACTGGTTTGGATCATTG GACAGAAGTTCCCTAAATCTTCAGAAGTTTCTCTTACTGGAACTGTGACTTTTGGCGCTGCAGGTGAAGAGCACCCAACTGACTACGTTTGCACTGGGAACACGGCTTATGTAAAA ATGTATTTTAGGATCCCAGACTTCACACTTACTGGATGTTATGTAGACCAGCATTCTGTCCAGATCTTTGCACCAGGAAAACCCAAAATTACTGCAT CCCGGGAACTGATTTCATCTGATTATTACATCTGGAATTCTGAAGCATCAGCACCTATCATGTACAAAAGTTTATATTACTGA